A single window of Pseudomonas benzenivorans DNA harbors:
- the amaB gene encoding L-piperidine-6-carboxylate dehydrogenase produces the protein MVDGLLSRLGVSAQAVENGNYPVYTPIDGSQIASVSLEDRAAVQAKIARAEQAFLAWRSVPAPRRGELIRLFGEVLRTHKADLGELVSWEAGKITQEGLGEVQEMIDICDFAVGLSRQLYGLTIASERPGHHMRETWQPLGVVGVISAFNFPVAVWAWNTTLALVCGDAVLWKPSEKTPLTALACQALFEQALAAFGDAPEGLSQLIIGDREAGDALVEDPRVALISATGSTRMGREVAPKVAARFARSILELGGNNAMILAPSADLDMAVRAILFGAVGTAGQRCTTLRRLIAHESVRDEIVARLKVAYSKVRIGHPLQGNLVGPLIDKHSFEAMQAALDKARAEGGQVFGGERQLAEQFPNAYYVSPAIVEMPAQSEVVRHETFAPILYVMSYSHFDQALRLNNEVPQGLSSCIFTTDMREAEQFQSAAGSDCGIANVNIGTSGAEIGGAFGGEKETGGGRESGSDAWKAYMRRQTNTVNYSRELPLAQGIVFD, from the coding sequence ATGGTTGACGGACTTCTGAGCCGCCTCGGGGTTAGCGCCCAAGCAGTGGAGAATGGCAACTACCCGGTGTACACCCCGATCGACGGCAGCCAGATCGCTTCGGTCAGCCTGGAAGATCGCGCCGCCGTGCAGGCCAAGATCGCCCGCGCCGAGCAGGCCTTCCTGGCCTGGCGCAGCGTGCCGGCGCCGCGCCGTGGCGAGCTGATTCGCCTGTTCGGCGAGGTGCTGCGCACGCACAAGGCCGACCTCGGCGAGCTGGTGTCCTGGGAGGCCGGCAAGATCACCCAGGAAGGCCTGGGCGAAGTGCAGGAGATGATCGACATCTGCGACTTCGCCGTCGGCCTGTCGCGCCAGCTGTACGGCCTGACCATCGCCTCCGAGCGTCCGGGCCACCACATGCGCGAGACCTGGCAGCCGCTCGGCGTGGTCGGCGTGATCAGCGCCTTCAACTTCCCGGTGGCGGTCTGGGCCTGGAACACCACCCTGGCCCTGGTCTGCGGCGATGCCGTGCTGTGGAAGCCGTCGGAGAAGACCCCGCTGACCGCCCTGGCCTGCCAGGCGCTGTTCGAGCAGGCGCTGGCCGCCTTCGGCGACGCCCCCGAGGGTCTCAGCCAGCTGATCATCGGCGACCGCGAAGCCGGCGACGCCCTGGTGGAAGACCCGCGCGTGGCGCTGATCAGCGCCACCGGCAGCACCCGCATGGGCCGCGAAGTGGCGCCCAAGGTGGCCGCGCGCTTCGCCCGCAGCATCCTCGAACTGGGCGGCAACAACGCCATGATCCTGGCCCCCAGTGCCGATCTGGACATGGCCGTGCGGGCCATCCTGTTCGGCGCCGTAGGCACCGCCGGCCAGCGCTGCACCACCCTGCGCCGGCTGATCGCCCACGAATCGGTCAGGGACGAGATCGTCGCGCGCCTCAAGGTCGCCTACAGCAAGGTGCGCATCGGCCACCCGCTGCAGGGCAACCTGGTCGGCCCGCTGATCGACAAGCACAGCTTCGAGGCCATGCAGGCGGCCCTGGACAAGGCCCGCGCCGAGGGCGGCCAGGTGTTCGGCGGCGAGCGCCAGCTGGCCGAGCAGTTCCCGAACGCCTACTACGTCAGCCCGGCCATCGTCGAGATGCCGGCGCAGAGCGAGGTGGTGCGCCACGAGACCTTCGCGCCGATCCTCTACGTGATGAGCTACAGCCACTTCGACCAGGCCCTGCGCCTGAACAACGAGGTGCCCCAGGGCCTGTCGTCGTGCATCTTCACCACCGACATGCGCGAGGCCGAGCAGTTCCAGAGCGCCGCCGGCAGCGACTGCGGCATCGCCAACGTCAACATCGGCACCAGCGGAGCGGAAATCGGCGGCGCCTTCGGCGGCGAGAAGGAGACCGGCGGCGGCCGCGAGTCCGGCTCCGATGCGTGGAAGGCTTACATGCGCCGGCAGACCAACACGGTCAACTACTCCCGCGAGCTGCCGCTGGCCCAGGGCATCGTGTTCGACTGA
- the dnaQ gene encoding DNA polymerase III subunit epsilon — protein sequence MTVYKQAADRVVVLDTETTGMPVTDGHRIIEIGCVEMVGRRLTGRHFHVYLQPDREIDEGAIAVHGITNEFLQDKPRFKDVAEEFFEFIKGAQLIIHNAAFDVGFINNEFALLGQQERADLTEHCSILDTLLMARERHPGQRNNLDALCKRYDVDNSGRDLHGALLDAEILADVYLAMTGGQTNLSLAGDGSEGDSSGRQQPTPIRRLPAERARTVVIRASEAELAEHAARMAVIEKSAGAPPLWVQLEQAPAEQ from the coding sequence ATGACGGTTTACAAACAAGCTGCTGACAGGGTGGTAGTTCTGGACACCGAAACCACCGGCATGCCGGTCACCGATGGTCACCGGATCATCGAGATCGGCTGTGTCGAAATGGTCGGCCGGCGCCTGACCGGGCGGCATTTTCACGTTTACCTGCAGCCCGATCGCGAGATCGACGAGGGCGCCATCGCGGTCCACGGCATCACCAACGAGTTCCTGCAGGACAAACCCCGTTTCAAGGATGTGGCCGAGGAGTTCTTCGAGTTCATCAAGGGCGCCCAGCTGATCATCCACAACGCGGCGTTCGACGTGGGCTTCATCAACAACGAGTTCGCCCTGCTGGGTCAGCAGGAGCGCGCCGATCTCACAGAGCACTGCTCAATCCTCGATACCCTGTTGATGGCCCGCGAGCGCCACCCGGGCCAACGCAACAACCTCGACGCGCTGTGCAAGCGTTACGACGTCGACAACTCCGGCCGTGACCTGCACGGCGCCTTGCTCGACGCCGAGATCCTCGCCGACGTCTACCTGGCGATGACCGGCGGGCAGACCAACCTGTCCCTGGCCGGCGACGGCTCCGAGGGGGACAGCAGCGGTCGCCAGCAGCCCACGCCGATCCGCCGCCTGCCCGCCGAGCGCGCACGCACGGTGGTGATCCGCGCCAGCGAGGCGGAGCTGGCTGAGCATGCCGCGCGGATGGCGGTGATCGAGAAGTCGGCCGGCGCGCCCCCCCTGTGGGTGCAACTGGAGCAGGCGCCAGCCGAGCAGTAG